A window of the Salmo trutta chromosome 25, fSalTru1.1, whole genome shotgun sequence genome harbors these coding sequences:
- the LOC115162737 gene encoding 5-hydroxytryptamine receptor 1B-like — translation MERSNQLQPTPALYGQMMNITNDTNVTESSELDENDESLAYQTSLAVILFVVTLATTLSNAFVIATIYQSKKLHTPANFLIASLAVTDLLVSILVMPICVLYTMSHTWTLGQVTCDIWLSSDITCCTASILHLCIIALDRYWAITDAVEYSKKRTPARAAGMILTAWVIAISISLPPLFWRQVKAEELTECNVNTDHIFYTIYSTFGAFYIPTLLLIVLYGRIYLEARKIILKQSPKKVGKRLTSAHLITNSPGSVASTSSSQCKRHDTHFSDTGSLASKNRVKVTVSDALLEKKKISAARERKATKTLGIILGAYIICWLPFFIYTLVVAACETCFYPELFDFFTWLGYLNSLINPIIYTMSNDDFKKAFHKLLRFRFCIS, via the coding sequence ATGGAGCGCTCAAATCAACTCCAGCCAACTCCTGCATTATATGGACAAATGATGAATATCACAAACGATACCAATGTGACAGAATCTTCAGAGCTTGATGAAAATGATGAGAGTTTGGCTTATCAAACCAGTTTGGCAGTGATTCTCTTCGTTGTCACACTCGCTACTACTTTATCCAACGCATTTGTCATTGCAACGATTTATCAGTCTAAGAAACTGCACACTCCAGCAAACTTTCTCATAGCGTCTCTAGCTGTCACCGACCTCTTGGTGTCCATTTTGGTGATGCCAATATGCGTCTTGTACACGATGAGTCACACCTGGACTTTGGGACAAGTTACGTGTGACATTTGGTTATCCTCAGATATAACATGCTGCACTGCTTCTATCCTTCACTTATGCATAATCGCTTTGGATCGATACTGGGCAATAACAGACGCCGTTGAGTACTCCAAAAAGCGCACGCCAGCGCGCGCGGCGGGAATGATCCTGACCGCCTGGGTCATCGCTATCTCCATCTCACTGCCCCCGCTTTTCTGGCGTCAGGTGAAAGCGGAGGAGTTAACTGAATGCAATGTCAACACGGATCACATTTTCTACACTATTTACTCCACGTTTGGAGCATTCTACATCCCTACTCTGCTGCTTATTGTGCTTTATGGAAGGATATACTTAGAAGCACGTAAGATCATTTTGAAACAGTCACCCAAAAAGGTAGGGAAAAGACTCACTTCAGCGCACCTGATCACCAACTCCCCTGGATCTGTGGCATCGACATCATCTTCTCAGTGTAAAAGACACGATACCCACTTCAGTGACACGGGGTCCTTGGCAAGTAAGAACCGTGTGAAAGTAACCGTGTCCGACGCACTTTTGGAGAAGAAAAAGATCTCAGCTGCTAGAGAGAGGAAAGCGACCAAAACATTGGGAATAATATTAGGCGCATACATTATATGCTGGTTGCCATTTTTCATATACACCCTGGTGGTGGCCGCCTGTGAAACTTGTTTTTACCCCGAGTTGTTTGACTTTTTCACCTGGCTTGGTTATCTCAACTCGTTAATCAATCCAATTATATATACCATGtccaatgatgactttaaaaaaGCTTTCCATAAACTCTTACGCTTCAGATTTTGCATATCCTGA